The following proteins are encoded in a genomic region of Populus nigra chromosome 16, ddPopNigr1.1, whole genome shotgun sequence:
- the LOC133676368 gene encoding proteasome subunit alpha type-2-A, whose protein sequence is MGDSQYSFSLTTFSPTGKLVQIEHALTAVGSGQTSLGIKAANGVVIATEKKLPSILVDESSVQKIQNLTPNIGVVYSGMGPDFRVLVRKSRKQAEQYHRLYKEPIPVTQLVRETAAVMQEFTQSGGVRPFGVSLLVAGFDDKGPQLYQVDPSGSYFSWKASAMGKNVSNAKTFLEKRYTDDMELDDAVHTAILTLKEGFEGQISGKNIEIGIIGADKQFRVLTPAEIDDYLAEVE, encoded by the exons ATGGGTGATAGCCAGTACTCCTTTTCTCTCACTACTTTCAGTCCTACTGGAAAGCTAGTACAGATCGAGCACGCATTGACTGCCGTTGGATCAGGCCAAACTTCTCTCGGAATCAAAG CTGCAAACGGTGTTGTTATTGCAACTGAGAAGAAATTGCCTTCTATTTTAGTCGATGAATCATCT GTTCAGAAAATACAGAATCTGACACCTAATATTGGAGTTGTCTACAG TGGAATGGGTCCTGACTTTCGAGTTTTAGTTCGGAAAAGTAGGAAGCAGGCAGAACAATATCATAGATTGTACAAG GAACCAATTCCTGTCACACAACTCGTGAGGGAAACTGCCGCTGTCATGCAAGAGTTTACTCAATCTGG AGGTGTAAGGCCTTTTGGAGTATCTTTGCTAGTAGCTGGTTTTGATGACAAAGGTCCACAGCTGTACCAG GTTGATCCCTCAGGTTCCTACTTCTCATGGAAAGCCTCAGCAATGGGAAAAAATGTTTCAAATGCAAAAACGTTTCTTGAGAAGag ATACACTGATGATATGGAGCTTGATGATGCTGTACACACTGCTATCTTGACACTGAAAGAGGG ATTTGAAGGACAGATCTCtgggaaaaatattgaaattgggATAATTGGTGCTGACAAGCAATTCAG GGTACTAACTCCAGCTGAAATTGATGATTATCTGGCTGAAGTGGAATAG
- the LOC133675157 gene encoding glycine cleavage system H protein 2, mitochondrial-like: MASRLLWASRAASYLRISVSHRGFASVIKDLKYAESHEWVKVDGNTATVGITDHAQDHLGDVVYVELPEVGAAVNQGSGFGAVESVKATSDVYSPVSGNVVEVNEELSSSPGLVNSSPYERGWIMKVEIKDASELETLKNSDDYAKFCEEEDAKH; this comes from the exons atggcTTCAAGATTGTTATGGGCTTCAAGGGCTGCTTCTTACCTCAGGATCTCTGTTTCTCATAGAGGGTTTGCTTCTG TTATAAAGGACTTGAAGTATGCTGAAAGTCATGAATGGGTGAAGGTTGATGGTAATACTGCTACTGTTGGTATAACGGATCATGCTCAGGATCATTTAGGTGATGTAGTGTATGTTGAATTACCAGAAGTGGGTGCTGCTGTAAATCAGGGTTCTGGATTTGGTGCAGTTGAAAGTGTCAAGGCTACCAGTGATGTTTATTCTCCTGTTTCGGGAAATGTGGTTGAAGTTAATGAAGAACTGAGCAGCTCTCCTGGTTTG GTCAATTCAAGCCCCTATGAAAGGGGATGGATTATGAAGGTTGAAATTAAAGATGCCAGTGAACTAGAGACCTTGAAGAACTCAGATGACTATGCTAAGTTctgtgaagaagaagatgcaaaGCATTGA
- the LOC133675578 gene encoding uncharacterized protein LOC133675578: MEFYEPNNVPGKFPEFGAIFMSNRATRKECFRRKLLGLPSGQADFVKQVKAGMVLFLFEFERRELHGVFQACSDGAMNIVPHAYSSSGKQFPAQVKFIQMWQCEPLSENEFRDAIRENYFSPYKFNFGLSERQVQNLLLSFSKRKIKDRTLERQFTRSKVVRSVGCSAKEARTATDDGSFVMIDSKKDERDADAPFGSTISTEYFGDSISKHRREYDRYTSPPFRNEHKTNRALISKEQFVASLSEVGGLAGDARVLTSNMVGNDHDVDNESRTDVLTNHRGHSFPTSIRSSDYVNFATSYGLGQELMEDNGFQQPSTEHTGMFQSNPGLAEDARAVTSSMLGNESRTDALTNHHGHSFRTSRRSSDYVNFAISYGLGQEMMEDNGFQQPSTEHTGMFQSNPPQCFSKTIAEENLVELQNSQYYRRPILEAIKDQFRQSPTARHLMEPHNSELSFSALDVDRLPRSNALYSTSYGDGVGACNIPYDPDVPRLGNRCSSSRGLSNSVPEFPASHSSVFPSFDQSFPPHVEPEGTSSRLNINASLSDYIPLSNANQLEHLNRSGMLFPSVDYPGHVASNSSMNENPGHNRSPSSFELCNSVPQCPPHNIFPSFVNESFPSNIEPKSTSKCQNINSLLSSDSPYSYPGHHDHANRTSMLFPGAAYPENVQRNSSGIERTREDTSSCSCSLNRSSSFVSDVRYPVSSQEECDHQMSQHENNEAFAACVPRLKRHENGSINLDTHENSQRIYSDHRERKSVFSRLALPSEVCKQDEHDIDSSIDEVMTILHQSHDQWVKEKKIKQQVKRHDEVTNLKNKKQMTVNSQLLTDHLPKVSKEIIMDDISAGKGDGLQMPEVIPFVDFQRRRKVQKIESDAITGSTENTGLSGQQHKRRKLIRPKFSGNGSSGNVIVGSQDNASRMTQNVKLPDMTFHVGLEDKNIGFQGRSDHEGNEKVANCAVTPSNANGDSKEALQHVGLVSGEYKSNTENSLTLMNSEIDGIVECGLDHDGGNGNLSDNDKAENRSCHDGGNEKLPKNAEVENRSCPTTGERAIDITVSSGMDYNCGSEKAFKEGGNVEECKQKLFLQSVGEQCKASIETVSCSNMKESPELCEEYDKHGEVIAAAAGKDCKVVVEREDSGDGNRESLSH; encoded by the exons ATGGAGTTTTATGAGCCTAATAATGTTCCTGGAAAATTTCCCGAGTTTGGTGCAATCTTTATGTCAAACAGGGCTACAAGGAAAGAATGTTTTAGAAGGAAATTATTAGGCCTTCCGTCAGGACAGGCTGACTTTGTGAAACAGGTTAAAGCTGGAATGGTTTTGTTTCTGTTTGAATTTGAGAGGAGAGAACTTCATGGTGTATTTCAAGCTTGCTCTGATGGCGCAATGAACATTGTACCCCACGCTTACAGTTCATCTGGAAAACAATTCCCTGCGCAG GTAAAATTCATCCAAATGTGGCAGTGTGAACCACTCTCTGAAAATGAATTTCGTGATGCAATcagagaaaattatttttcaccatACAAGTTCAACTTCGGGTTGTCTGAAAGACAG GTTCAAAATCTTCTTTTATCGTTCAGTAAACGAAAGATAAAAGATAGGACACTTGAGAGGCAATTTACCCGAAGCAAGGTTGTAAGATCAGTTGGGTGCTCTGCAAAAGAAGCTAGAACTGCCACTGATGATGGCAGCTTCGTAATGATTGATAGCAAGAAAGATGAGCGAGATGCAGATGCTCCTTTTGGCTCTACCATCTCCACTGAGTACTTTGGGGACTCTATCAGCAAGCACAGAAGAGAGTATGATAGGTACACAAGTCCTCCTTTCAGAAATGAACATAAAACTAACAGAGCGCTTATCTCAAAGGAGCAGTTTGTGGCCTCTTTGAGTGAAGTTGGAGGCTTGGCTGGGGATGCCCGGGTTTTGACAAGCAATATGGTAGGGAATGACCATGATGTGGATAATGAGTCTAGGACGGATGTTTTAACTAATCATCGTGGGCATTCTTTTCCTACAAGCATAAGAAGTTCCGATTATGTCAACTTTGCGACAAGTTATGGGCTAGGACAGGAACTGATGGAGGACAATGGTTTTCAGCAGCCCTCAACTGAGCATACCGGTATGTTTCAGTCTAATCCAGGCTTGGCTGAGGATGCCCGGGCTGTGACAAGCAGTATGTTAGGGAATGAGTCTAGGACGGATGCTTTAACTAATCATCATGGGCATTCTTTTCGTACAAGCAGAAGAAGTTCTGATTATGTCAACTTTGCGATAAGTTATGGGCTAGGACAGGAGATGATGGAGGACAATGGTTTTCAGCAACCCTCAACTGAGCATACTGGTATGTTTCAGTCTAATCCACCTCAATGTTTTAGCAAGACCATCGCAGAAGAAAATTTGGTGGAGCTGCAAAACTCTCAATATTATAGACGGCCCATCTTGGAAGCAATTAAGGATCAATTTCGACAATCTCCTACAGCACGTCACTTGATGGAGCCACATAATTCTGAGCTTTCTTTTTCAGCATTGGATGTTGATAGATTGCCTAGGTCAAATGCTTTATATTCAACATCTTATGGAGATGGAGTTGGTGCATGCAATATTCCTTATGACCCAGATGTCCCCAGGCTTGGCAATAGGTGCTCGTCATCCCGTGGCCTTTCTAATTCAGTACCTGAATTCCCAGCATCTCACAGCAGTGTCTTTCCTTCATTTGATCAATCATTTCCTCCCCATGTGGAGCCTGAAGGTACAAGCAGTCGCCTAAACATCAATGCCTCTTTGTCCGACTACATTCCGTTGTCCAATGCCAACCAACTTGAGCACCTGAACAGGTCTGGCATGCTTTTCCCAAGTGTTGATTATCCTGGTCATGTGGCTAGTAACTCGTCTATGAATGAAAATCCTGGGCACAATAGGAGCCCATCATCATTTGAGCTCTGTAATTCAGTTCCTCAATGCCCCCCTCACAACATCTTCCCTTCATTTGTAAATGAATCATTTCCATCAAATATAGAGCCTAAAAGTACTAGCAAATGCCAAAACATTAATTCTTTGTTATCCAGTGACAGTCCATATTCATATCCTGGCCATCATGACCATGCAAACAGAACCAGCATGCTTTTCCCTGGTGCTGCTTATCCTGAAAATGTGCAAAGAAACTCTTCTGGGATTGAAAGGACAAGGGAGGACACTTCCTCTTGTTCCTGCAGCCTTAACAGGTCTTCCTCCTTTGTGTCTGATGTTAGGTATCCTGTCTCTTCACAAGAGGAATGTGATCATCAAATGTCACAGCATGAAAACAATGAAGCATTTGCTGCTTGTGTTCCTAGATTGAAACGCCATGAAAATGGTTCGATAAATCTAGATACACATGAAAACTCTCAGAGAATATACTCTGATCATCGGGAGAGAAAAAGTGTCTTTTCCCGCTTAGCTTTGCCTTCAGAAGTATGCAAACAAGATGAACATGATATTGATTCATCAATTGATGAAGTCATGACCATATTGCACCAGAGTCACGACCAATgggtgaaggaaaaaaaaattaagcagcAGGTGAAAAGGCATGATGAGGTTACAAATCTCAAGAATAAGAAACAGATGACCGTGAATTCCCAGTTATTAACAGATCACTTGCCAAAGGTCTCAAAGGAGATTATCATGGATGATATTTCAGCCGGCAAGGGGGATGGTCTCCAAATGCCTGAAGTGATACCTTTTGTAGATTTCCAGCGTCGTAGAAAAGTGCAGAAGATTGAAAGCGATGCCATTACTGGGAGTACAGAAAACACTGGCTTATCAGGTCAGCAgcataaaagaagaaagttgATCAGGCCAAAATTCAGTGGTAATGGATCATCTGGCAATGTTATTGTCGGAAGTCAGGATAATGCAAGTAGGATGACTCAAAATGTTAAGTTACCAGATATGACATTTCATGTTGGCCTTGAAGACAAGAATATAGGTTTTCAAGGCCGTTCAGATCATGAAGGAAACGAGAAGGTGGCAAATTGTGCGGTGACCCCCAGCAATGCTAATGGAGACAGCAAAGAAGCATTACAGCATGTTGGTCTGGTTTCTGGTGAATACAAGAGTAATACAGAAAATAGCTTGACTTTGATGAATTCTGAGATTGATGGGATTGTCGAGTGTGGACTTGATCATGATGGAGGTAATGGAAATTTATCTGATAATGATAAAGCTGAGAATAGATCTTGTCACGATGGAGGTAATGAAAAGTTACCAAAAAATGCTGAAGTTGAGAATAGATCTTGCCCAACAACTGGTGAGAGGGCCATAGATATTACGGTGAGCAGCGGAATGGATTATAACTGTGGATCGGAAAAGGCATTCAAAGAAGGTGgaaatgttgaagaatgtaAACAGAAGCTATTTTTGCAATCTGTTGGGGAACAGTGCAAAGCATCTATTGAAACTGTCAGTTGCTCCAATATGAAAGAGTCTCCAGAATTATGCGAAGAATATGACAAACATGGAGAGGTGATAGCAGCAGCCGCAGGCAAAGACTGTAAAGTGGTTGTTGAGCGAGAAGATAGTGGAGATGGAAATCGTGAAAGTCTCAGCCATTAA